DNA sequence from the Cucumis melo cultivar AY chromosome 6, USDA_Cmelo_AY_1.0, whole genome shotgun sequence genome:
cccccCTCTCTCTCTACGCTCCGTATATTTCCGTAAGCTTCCTCCCAACTcccctccctctctctctctctcttctccatttcttttaaaatattaagaaaaaaaaaaaaaaaacttttctgTTACCCCACCCAGCTGGGTCCTCCTCCCAGTCAACCTTCCTACGTGGCACTTCTCCCCCACTATATATATCATCCCCTTCTCCCCCTTTCCTCCACCGCCCCATCTTACTCATTACCCTccatcctcttcttcttcttcttcttcttctgcttccTCCCCTTCTTTCAATGGCTGTCcattcttctctctcttcaccTCTCGGCCCTCCTGCCTGTGAAACCGACGCTAAGCCTCTTCAATTCATCGATGAAATGACTCGTAACGCCGACGCCGTCCAACACACCGTCCTCGCTGAAATCTTGTCCAGAAACGCCTCTACCGAGTACCTCCGCCGTTACTCCCTCGACGGCGCCACCGATCCTCAAACTTTCAAAGCTAAACTCCCTGTCATCACCTACGAGGATCTCCAACCTGAAATCCAACGGATTGCCAGTGGAGATCGCTCTCCTATTCTCTCCTCTCATCCCATCTCCGAGTTCCTCACAAGGTAATTGAAACACTCTAGCTGATCAGAAATGAATTTAACAAACATGTAAATTCGTTTAATACCTGAATTGAATCCATTGATTGATTGGATGATTTTGCAGTTCTGGTACTTCCGCCGGTGAAAGAAAACTTATGCCGACGATTAAGGAGGAACTGGATCGTCGTCAACTTCTCTACAGTCTGCTCATGCCAGTTATGAACCTGTAAGAGAAAGcaaacagtatcaaatttgaattattattaaaattaaaaccgcgtaaaattaaattaaattaaaattttttttaatttgacaGCTACGTGCCTGGGTTGGATAAAGGCAAGGGGCTTTACTTCTTGTTTGTGAAATCGGAGACGAGAACTCCGGGTGGGCTCTTGGCCCGACCCGTTTTAACCAGTTACTACAAGAGTGACCATTTCAAGACCCGACCCTACGACCCATTTATGGTTTACACCAGCCCTAATGAAGCCATCCTTTGCCCCGATTCCTTCCAAAGCATGTACACCCAGATGCTCTGTGGTCTTCTCCAACGTAACCAAGTCCTCCGCCTCGGCGCCGTCTTCGCCTCTGGTTTACTCCGTGCCATCCGCTTTCTTCAATTGAACTGGCACGATCTCGCTACTGATATCCGTAACGGAACCTTGAATTCCAGAATCACTGATCCTTCCTTGAGAGATTGCATCCTCAAGATCCTGAAACCCGACTCCCAACTGGCGGATTTCGTTTCGGATGAATGTTCCAAGGAAGATTGGGAGGGAATCGTAACGAGGATTTGGCCCAAAACCAAATACCTCGACGTAATCGTCACCGGAGCTATGGCCCAGTACATTCCAACCCTCGATTTCTACAGCGGCGGATTACCTCTGGCTTGCACCATGTACGCATCATCCGAGTGTTATTTCGGACTGAATCTAAACCCTATGTGTAAACCATCGGAAGTTTCATACACTATAATGCCGAACATGGCCTACTTCGAGTTCCTCCCTCTGGAGCCAAATTCCGGAAGCGATTCATCTCCAAAACTCGTCGACCTGGTAGATGTAGAGATCGGAAAAGAATACGAACTGGTAATCACGACATACGCTGGATTGTATCGTTACCGCGTGGGGGACATACTCCGCGTGACAGGATTCCACAACGCGGCACCGCAGTTCCACTTCGTGAGGAGAAAGAACGTAGTGCTGAGTATCGATTCAGACAAAACAGACGAAGCAGAGTTACAGAAGGCAGTGGAGAATGCGTCAGAGTTGTTGAAGGAATGGAAAGCGAGTGTGGTGGAGTACACGAGTTACGCAGAGACGAAGACGATTCCGGGACATTACGTGATATACTGGGAATTGATGGTGAAAGAAGCGGGGGATCAGGAAGGGAAAGGGAAATGGCCGAGCAAGGAAGTGATGGAAGAGTGTTGTTTAAGAATGGAGGAATCGATGAACTCAGTGTACCGGCAAGGGCGAGTGGCGGATCATTCAATCGGAGCATTGGAAATCAGAGTGGTGAAGAGTGGAACGTTTGAAGAATTGATGGATTATGCGATATCGAGAGGAGCGTCGATCAATCAATACAAGGTTCCGAGGTGTGTGAATTTTACACCGATAATGGAACTTCTGGATTCTAGAGTAGTATCTACGCATTTTAGTCCTGCTCTGCCACATTGGACTCCAGCTAGGAAATGCTaattttattcttattcttattcttattttattttattttttgtaaattttctttttctaaattttggaaaagaaaattaaaaaaaaaaaaaaaagtaggatTGTAATAGGGGGGCAAAGTTTGTATTTTGAACTTGTATTCTATTCTATGAAATCTTCTCCTCATAACTAAATTAATGAACAAAAAATCACATAATTTGTTTACCTTACACAATAACTTGTTCAAATCTTTGAGTTTCTCCTCTCAAAAACACTAATTTGAAGTTTTGATTTATaacctctatatatatatatgtatatatacatacatatttaTTCCTCCTTtgttacatttttaaaaaagaaattattttgaaaacCAATCCTTTATTTTAGAATTGCATccatttcaaaagaaaaaaaattgttttcaaaCATGATTATTTTACGGGTGGTATAGTAACTTAattattaaatagttttataatGTCATAGATTAAATACCACAAACCCTTCAAAAACAAGATAGTCTTTTGtgcataaaaataaaaattaaaaaaaaaaaaaaaaaaggtagcTTATGAGTGGTTGCagtattttatttggataagGAATGAAACATCAATGAATTGGAGGCCAAAAAGGAAGTAATTAagcataaaaagaaaaggaaaaaaaaaaaagtagtgaGTTCAAACTTCAAATTGAAGTGAAATATTGGAAAGGTTGTCTCCAATATGGCTTCTTTTAAGGTTATGATATAACTTTAAGAAAAGCATTAAAAGTGAATATTCAATGAACCCAACACTAAACTTTTCATCATTTATACTTCTTCCATTCTTATCCACTTAATTCCCTTCTCTCCACTCATTCACATTACAAACCTCTTTTCCCCAATCAAATTCCCAATCTTGATTGAGAACCTCATACTAGTGTGTTGCTTCACCACCATCACTCTTCCCATAACCTtaacaaacaacaatcattTAGTGAGAGagatagtaaaaaaatttcatcatATTTTCAGCCTACCTAATgtcttaagtttttttttttttttttttttttttttgtttctatagAAAATGATTTCATAATATGCACATTggctaattaattaatttgactGTTATTCACTTAATCTAGTCGTCGTAAATAGATCTATCCAAGTACACATAGCTTACTTAATCCATTATTTTTCTCTTATGACCAAACATATGAATATAGTTTGCATGAAGTCTACAAAGTTGGCCTCTATATGACCTTCTTAACTTCCATGGTCGACCTTGAGAGTCGGTCATAATCACtcttgttgattttttttaatgataattGATCTATTTAGCTATAACGGTCAAATTATATTTATGGGTCGATCAGCCACCATACTCTGTGGCAAAAAAGTCATTCTCTTGAAATGATCCAATGTCTTATTCCCTTATAGCTAACTAGTTAGTCATATAATTTCTTACCCACAACAACTAATTACGAGATATAAAGTTAGAATTTAGATATAAAGTTATTTTTCCCTATTAAGTACTCTTTAAAGCTAAATCTAGCTACTTTGTAAAATCCAAAATCTattagataaaagaaaaattggtacgGATGACCTATAATTTTTTGGGTCCAAAACATTAATTGACCCGATGTCAAGTTCTAGTGAAATTACCAAAATAAACCTGTGACGTGGAAACATCCATCTCACTCACTTTTCGTTTAACACTATTGTCTTCTCTCTCAATCTCGCTCTTGATGATGATCCATTTTCAAATACCAATCAAACACAATAAGCTCTCTCACGATCTAAGTTTCGGTCTCGCTAAGGAATGGAATGGAGGAGAAGTCACTCTACAAGAAATTTTGGATCTCCAAACACCGATTTAGACTGTCAGGGAGAAATGGTGTCGAAAAATATGATATCTCTTGGTACAATAAAAGACGCGTTCAGGAGAGCGAGTATCTCGTGATGCATGAGTATGGAACGGAGAGTTGTCGATTTTGACCATATCTAGGTATGGAACGGAGGAAGGCCGTTAGTTTCGACTAGATCTCAAGGAGGAATGGAATAGACAACCGTTTAGGAGCATGGAACAAAGGTTGTGCTTGATCGTTgtgaaaaaattatatattattcgttgaagaagaaaaagaaaattacatcGGATCccgagaagaaaagaaaatcccagtagagaagaagaaaggtGAAAATTTGTAACTCAGAATGACACCCaccaaaaaaaaatgttatttaatatttaaaaaagaacaGTTGAATTGACACTTGAAACACGGTTTTTGATTCATAAAACTTAAAGATTctggaaaagaaaaacatgtaaGTCAAGAAGttggaattatatatataataattttctGTCTTCTACATTAACAACAGTCACCCAGAAATGATTTCCCATGGTAAGTTGACCAAAATTATCCCCTTTGTCTCGTattgttttaataatttaatttcatcaattttttaCCATTAGGAGGAACAACACTCATTTTCccgtatgtatgtatatatcgggacaattttttaatatatttgacAAGTATGGAATGTTTTCCAAAGCAAGTCGTAGTCAAAGAATCCTCAAGTCGCTTGGAGAGTTTGTGAATCTTTGAAAGGAAAAGTAAAACTCTTTAGAATTTCTTGTTAAGTAGTCGAGTTGAGCCTAACATCTTTGTGCATCCTCCAAATAGATAAAAGAAATAGCCGTCTAGTcgagttttgttttgtttcacCAAAAATAAATGATCGAGTAAAGCTAACCATCTTGACGTATAGATATTcaatgccctagtttattgtattaaTATGTTTTTCTCACTAAACTCAACATTATATGCCACTTAAGTTTTAGTTCAAGCGAGAGTATGTTGatttttatgttctaaaactcatatttgtaaatgataaatttatttttatttacagtaaagttgttattgaggtttatttaatgaaattgtTATTGATTACAgggaaatttttataaatgtaataaaacaccAAATTATTTATTGTCCGTAGAATAAAGCCTagccatttttaaaatatttgagcTTTACTCGgtcatttcttttcttcctcgcgatttcgtcttcctcttcctatttctttcatcgtcttcctcctgcgatttcgtctttcttctttcctatttttttctgcaatttttttccattatctttcttatttttcaattctttatttatgtcgtttaatctttccatcgtttttcttcttttcctcttcttttttttcgctacgatttctttctatcgtcttttttcttttctttttctatgtcgtgtacaaaaaataacaaaatctaaaagatcgtatataaaaaatcttgaaaaaaataatttagattagagtagccaaatgtaaactatcgtgtaaaaaagtaaacaataatgtataaagaatcttaaaaaaaaatcatttagattggagtagtcaaatgtaaacaatcgtttcACTCCAAGAAAAACCACCTATTATGACAGTTTGTTCCATCCCAAATTGAAAGAATGGTAGAAATAACTGTCATCAAATGTCAAAAAGCGCGTTTTTGACGAAAAAAGACGGAATTTTTCgaatttgaagaatttatgacagtttttaagggtgcgtttggggagggaaagagttatgagggaaaaggattatgataatcctaggattatgataatcctagtgttatgataatatgtgtttgggagaaataatataaaaggtagtattataatagtatgtgtttgggggagaaattatgatagtagtgttataataatatgtgtttgggggaaagattatgattgtagtaatttaaaaaataataatagaatttagattgagttatttaggtagggtaacgtagggttgtaagaaagtaaaaataggataagatagAGTTATTTAGAGATTAGGATTATCCTAcaatttcctaatccttttccccctaaaaccccaccccaCCCCAAACACGCCCTAAGTGTCATGAATCTATGGCAGTTTTAAAAtatcattaaatataaataatcaaattatgagtatttattttaaattatataaaaagaaagaaaaagaaagagagggaATTGGAGTTTCTCTTTTTGTTAAAGTGCCCCTCTTATTCTGCTCCATCACCATCtacttcctcttctttttcctctGCTACGGCACAACACAACATCCCAAATTTCGTGCTCCTTCCTCTTCTCCCTTTGAACCTCTCTCCCTTGCCGATTCAAGCTCTCCTTCGCCTACTTTCCTCTCCAAAAATCGTCAGCAACAATGGAGGGACGAATGTTTTGGTTGGTTTCGTtactcttttctctctttttagtttttttgtgTGGAGAGGAGAAGACAACAcccttttctctctttctctctctatctctctctaaaaaaaCTACTTACACAACCCATTCTCTTCACCCATCCACCCATTTCCTTCACCCATCTACCCTTCGCGATTATGGCGGTGTTTTCGGATGTAGTGACGGGATCTATGCTGTTGAATACGTATACAAGGATTTTAGGTAAGGTGAAGATTTTGGgaatttatatttttgtttagtatTCTGATGGAATTTATCGAACGTATACTAAGTGTTTGCTTTAAGTAGCGAATGAAGAACTAGGTTTAAGGCCTTCGTTGTCGTTGGCAACGGTAATGGCCATGTCGGATTGAGAGTTAAGTGTAGTTGTCAGTGATCCCTGTTAGGAGGGGTTATTGGGGTAATAAGTTCCAATATCAAAGGTAACCAGCATAAAGAGATTGTCCATAAAGGTTTGGGATAAACTATCCTCCAAGGTATATGCTTCAATTATTCTTTATAGAATTCTATTGATTGGTATATTTCTACTTGGTCTTAATTAGGATTTCATCCTTGTGCGCTACTTTGTACTTAAATTGTTCTCGACGTTCTTTTGAGCTCTAAATTCATATTTTTCCTATGACTGACTATTGTTTTTGCATTCTTGAAATTTAGCATGGTAGGGGCCCGAAACTGACAAATGAAGATATTTGTATGGAATACCTTATCACTGGTGCTTGAAATGTTGTTTGTGCTTACAGCTACAGGGACCGGAGAATATcaatgaaagaaattgcatTAAGTGCACTTTCGGAAATTATCCAAATGGAACATATGTTGTTTCTATGACATggtattttttcaaaattcttgaaTTCTCTTGTCATACTGCTTTGCTAATGCTTCTTATTGGATTTGCTTCTTGCTTGAATGTAAATGTCTGACCTTGTCATTTGTTGATTTCATTTCTAATTACTTGTAATTTTGTTGTTCTCACGACTGTAGTTGTTTTGTCTCTAAAGCATGTATATTactttattttgaaaagaaactATTTTGTTGAATTAAACAAAATACGGGCGAGGAAAGCTTCAACTTAAATTTTGGAAGCTGCAATTAAAACCTTTCCATTCCATAGAGAAGAAAATCATGGTTACGGAAGGTCCGGATGGATCAAGAAAGAGTGAGAAAGAGCAATACGATCCTGCAAAACAGAAAACAATTGCCCATCTCATTAAAAATGTTCTATGAATTCTTTGAAGCCATAAAATCCAAAAGTAAACAGACATGAATTAGATTCATCTTCATCCAGATAGTGTTGGATTATGGCAGATTCTATTCGTGGTTGATTATTGATATTGGGTTGTGTTTCTTTTAGACTTTTCTATTTGTTTGTGCATCCATTTTGTTGAATTGAtttgtgttttgttttcttaACTACTGTGTTGTCTTTTGTACATTATATGTTGAATGCATTTTGTAAATGCAATATAGTTTTGGTGTAATCGAGTTCATGTTTAGAATAATTAAATTAGAGAGTTTCAATTATTTCTTGTGATGAGATCGCATAAAATGAATTTATAATGATAAAAGTTTGTTTATACTAAATTTGGGTTTAGCACACAAACATTTAACTTGTGTGCTTTGCTATTTGTTTATGTTGAACTTGAACCCCAGTGGCTATATTGGTGAGGATCCCCGTGGAATCCCAAACAACCTCATGCCCTTTGTACAGCAAGTTGCTGTCAGCAAGCGTCCTGCCTTGACAGTCTTTGGAACTGACTATTCAACAAAAGATGGAACTGGAGTAAGTTTATCGTAAGTTCATCATGCCCTTTTGCTTGATTGCTCGTTTTTCTTGTTGTACTTGATTTGCTTAGTCCGAGGCTTCCAATAATTTTCTCTTCCATTAAAAGATCTATTGTCCTCTGCAGGTACGTGATTATATTCACGTTGTTGATTTAGCTTATGGACACATTGCTGCATTGCGCAAGCTAGATGCGGCTGGTATAGGTAATACACTCAATATCTGGCTCTTTGCTTGTGGTGACTGGTAATGCATAGTAGATTTTCCTTATCCagtttttatttatgtttaagaACCATTATGGAGGATACTTGGTATATTTACCCCAAGTTTCTATTTTGAGCCTTAATAACACTCATAATGCCGCGAGAATACCATGGATACTAAGGAAAATTCCTACATTACATGAGAGAGTAATGTTTACAGCTAGTGTATAATTAATGTTTTGGGTTAAACAAAAAAGTCTCCGGTTCATTACTTTGTGGCCTAAAATGTTGGTTACTATCCTGTTAAATTAATACCACTCTGGgcacttaattattattttccgCCAAGGAAGCAATTTATTTGTGTTCATATTTTCTTGCAACCTTctgatttcttctttcaaaaattttccttttcttttaataaccACAACTGCTAATAATGACAAATGAAAATTAAACCATCAAAGAGTTTGAGCGGTATATGTCATGAATATCATAATAGGTTGTGAAGTTTACAATTTGGGAACTGGAAAGGGTACATAAGTCTTGGAGATGGTTGCAGGTTTTGAAAAGGCATCTGAAAAGGTATTTTTACTCTACTTCTTTTGCATTTGTTTCCTAAAAACTTGACAGAATTAAGGGCGTTCATGGTTATAAGAAATGTGCCCCTAGTTTCAATGCCTTCCTCTAACTATGGTATAATAGGCttaatttaaatgaaaataa
Encoded proteins:
- the LOC103503255 gene encoding probable indole-3-acetic acid-amido synthetase GH3.1, with amino-acid sequence MAVHSSLSSPLGPPACETDAKPLQFIDEMTRNADAVQHTVLAEILSRNASTEYLRRYSLDGATDPQTFKAKLPVITYEDLQPEIQRIASGDRSPILSSHPISEFLTSSGTSAGERKLMPTIKEELDRRQLLYSLLMPVMNLYVPGLDKGKGLYFLFVKSETRTPGGLLARPVLTSYYKSDHFKTRPYDPFMVYTSPNEAILCPDSFQSMYTQMLCGLLQRNQVLRLGAVFASGLLRAIRFLQLNWHDLATDIRNGTLNSRITDPSLRDCILKILKPDSQLADFVSDECSKEDWEGIVTRIWPKTKYLDVIVTGAMAQYIPTLDFYSGGLPLACTMYASSECYFGLNLNPMCKPSEVSYTIMPNMAYFEFLPLEPNSGSDSSPKLVDLVDVEIGKEYELVITTYAGLYRYRVGDILRVTGFHNAAPQFHFVRRKNVVLSIDSDKTDEAELQKAVENASELLKEWKASVVEYTSYAETKTIPGHYVIYWELMVKEAGDQEGKGKWPSKEVMEECCLRMEESMNSVYRQGRVADHSIGALEIRVVKSGTFEELMDYAISRGASINQYKVPRCVNFTPIMELLDSRVVSTHFSPALPHWTPARKC
- the LOC103496196 gene encoding uncharacterized protein LOC103496196 isoform X3 — its product is MAVFSDVVTGSMLLNTYTRILGKLQGPENINERNCIKCTFGNYPNGTYVVSMTCGYIGEDPRGIPNNLMPFVQQVAVSKRPALTVFGTDYSTKDGTGVSLSYVIIFTLLI
- the LOC103496196 gene encoding UDP-glucose 4-epimerase GEPI48-like isoform X1 — translated: MAVFSDVVTGSMLLNTYTRILGKLQGPENINERNCIKCTFGNYPNGTYVVSMTCGYIGEDPRGIPNNLMPFVQQVAVSKRPALTVFGTDYSTKDGTGVRDYIHVVDLAYGHIAALRKLDAAGIGCEVYNLGTGKGT
- the LOC103496196 gene encoding UDP-glucose 4-epimerase 4-like isoform X2, which gives rise to MAVFSDVVTGSMLLNTYTRILGKLQGPENINERNCIKCTFGNYPNGTYVVSMTCGYIGEDPRGIPNNLMPFVQQVAVSKRPALTVFGTDYSTKDGTGVRDYIHVVDLAYGHIAALRKLDAAGIENSFCDVCTPTW